One genomic segment of Drosophila melanogaster chromosome 3R includes these proteins:
- the CG6015 gene encoding uncharacterized protein, giving the protein MLGLQSYASSSDEESDHADAATATTNSEPSAPIPDHLLPVDKTHSLSKSIAVCAAPTVVPLGASAVPRTLDPTLKEVTYNPRYEEMYAPVKGPEHPDLTMQQRAPRNTLAGYVEKAHINAFEFENQRRTFHTYGYALDPSVDDQADGQSFVGDLQSAYDDNGKTVFEPPKAKKLRKQEKNDNPEDIEGFLGPWGKFENEVSVAKPNEQERAELDELLSKRHKRGRIPEDKPLEEKSTLHIKDAYDYQGRSYLHAPHDLGVNLRSNAPPTKCFLPKAHIHTWSGHNKGISSIRWFPKTAHLLLSGSMDCRVKLWEVYGERRCIRTFSGHRQAIKDIAWNNRGTNFLSASYDRYIKLWDAETGDVVSRFTTRKMPFCVKFHPDNSKQHLFVAGTSDKKIICWDTRSGDIVQEYDRHLGSVSTITFVDDNRRFVTTSDDKSMRIWEWDIPVDMKYIADPTMHSMPAVTLAPNGKWMACQSLDNKIVIFSALNRFKMNRKKTFTGHMVSGYACQLDFSPDMSYLVSGDGDGKCYIWDWKTTKMYKKWQAHDGVCISALWHPHEASKVVTAGWDGQIKYWD; this is encoded by the exons ATGTTGGGCCTTCAGTCATACGCCAGTTCCTCGGATGAAGAATCGGACCATGCGGACGCCGCCACAGCCACCACGAATTCAGAGCCCTCCGCTCCCATTCCGGATCACCTGCTGCCCGTGGACAAGACACACTCGCTATCCAAGTCCATTGCTGTTTGTGCGGCGCCAACGGTGGTTCCCCTTGGAGCATCGGCCGTGCCCCGAACTCTGGATCCCACGCTCAAGGAGGTAACCTACAATCCGCGCTATGAGGAGATGTATGCTCCGGTAAAAGGTCCGGAGCATCCGGACCTCACCATGCAGCAGCGCGCTCCGCGGAACACCCTAGCCGGCTACGTAGAGAAGGCCCACATCAATGCCTTCGAATTTGAGAACCAGCGACGCACCTTTCACACCTACGGCTACGCATTGGACCCCAGCGTAGACGATCAGGCGGACGGCCAGTCTTTTGTGGGTGACCTGCAGTCTGCGTACGATGACAATGGCAAGACGGTATTTGAGCCGCCCAAGGCAAAGAAACTGCGCAAGCAGGAGAAAAATGATAATCCCGAGGACATTGAGGGCTTTCTGGGTCCCTGGGGCAAGTTCGAAAACGAGGTGTCGGTGGCAAAGCCAAATGAACAGGAGCGCGCCGAACTGGACGAGCTGCTGTCTAAGCGACATAAGCGCGGACGCATTCCCGAGGATAAGCCGCTCGAGGAGAAGTCGACGCTGCACA TCAAGGATGCGTACGACTATCAGGGCCGCTCTTATTTGCATGCTCCTCATGATCTGGGCGTGAATCTACGATCGAATGCACCACCGACCAAATGCTTTCTGCCCAAGGCGCACATACACACCTGGTCGGGCCACAACAAGGGCATCTCCTCCATCCGCTGGTTCCCCAAGACCGCTCATCTTCTGCTCTCCGGATCGATGGACTGTCGCGTCAAACTGTGGGAGGTTTACGGCGAGCGACGCTGCATACGCACCTTCTCCGGTCACCGGCAGGCCATCAAGGATATTGCGTGGAACAACAGGGGTACCAACTTCCTGTCTGCCTCGTATGATCGCTACATAAAGTTGTGGGATGCCGAAACGGGCGATGTAGTGTCCCGATTCACAACGCGTAAAATGCCTTTCTGTGTGAAATTCCATCCGGATAATAGCAAGCAACATTTGTTCGTTGCCGGCACCTCCGACAAGAAGATCATTTGT TGGGACACTCGCAGCGGTGATATTGTACAGGAATACGACCGGCACTTGGGATCTGTGAGCACCATCACCTTTGTGGACGACAACCGACGGTTTGTGACCACCTCGGACGACAAATCGATGCGCATATGGGAGTGGGACATTCCTGTGGACATGAAGTACATTGCCGACCCCACTATGCATTCCATGCCGGCGGTCACATTGGCGCCCAATGGCAAATGGATGGCCTGCCAGTCGTTAGACAACAAGATCGTCATCTTCTCCGCCCTCAATCGCTTCAAGATGAACCGCAAAAAGACCTTCACCGGTCACATGGTCTCTGGCTACGCCTGCCAGCTGGACTTTTCGCCGGACATGAGCTATCTGGTGtcgggcgatggcgatggcaaaTGTTATATTTGGGACTGGAAGACGACGAAGATGTACAAGAAGTGGCAGGCGCACGACGGCGTCTGCATCAGTGCCCTCTGGCATCCGCATGAGGCCAGCAAAGTGGTCACCGCTGGCTGGGATGGCCAGATAAAATACTGGGACTAA
- the CG45099 gene encoding uncharacterized protein — protein MEISINVFVFLLYTLVLIYLQHFVNKYTEFVRSL, from the coding sequence ATGGAAATATCCATTAACGTTTTCGTATTCCTCCTCTACACTCTGGTCTTGATTTACCTTCAGCATTTCGTTAACAAGTACACAGAGTTCGTCCGCAGCCTCTAA
- the Fadd gene encoding Fas-associated death domain — protein sequence MTAGRHWSYDSLKQIAIDGCTENVEQLKLIFVEEIGSRRRSDCIRTIEDLIDCLERADELSEYNVEPLRRISGNMPQLIEALSAYTKPENILGHPVNLYQELRLAEELRQQLRIAPASQNAQPSVSELAAAVPPTAIQNYATPAAFTDHKRTMVFKKISEELGRYWRRLGRSAGIGEGQMDTIEERYPHDLKSQILRLLQLIEEDDCHDPKHFLLRLCRALGDCGRNDLRKRVEQIMSH from the coding sequence ATGACTGCAGGCAGGCACTGGAGCTACGACAGCCTCAAACAAATCGCCATTGATGGATGCACCGAGAACGTGGAGCAGttgaaactaatttttgtCGAAGAGATTGGTTCGCGACGCAGATCGGATTGCATACGAACCATCGAGGATTTAATTGACTGCCTGGAACGAGCGGACGAACTATCGGAGTACAATGTGGAGCCACTGCGCCGGATATCAGGCAATATGCCACAGCTCATCGAGGCTCTGAGCGCCTACACAAAGCCGGAAAACATTCTTGGACATCCGGTTAATCTGTACCAGGAACTCCGATTGGCCGAGGAACTTCGTCAGCAGCTCCGTATTGCTCCAGCTTCCCAGAATGCTCAGCCATCAGTTTCGGAATTAGCTGCCGCTGTGCCTCCAACAGCAATCCAAAACTATGCCACCCCAGCTGCTTTTACGGATCACAAACGAACGATGGTCTTTAAGAAAATATCCGAGGAACTGGGTCGCTATTGGCGACGACTGGGCCGATCGGCGGGCATTGGCGAGGGCCAAATGGACACAATCGAGGAGCGCTACCCGCACGACTTGAAGTCCCAGATTCTGCGACTGCTGCAGCTCATCGAAGAGGATGATTGCCACGATCCCAAGCACTTTCTGCTTCGTCTGTGTCGCGCCCTGGGCGATTGTGGTCGCAATGATCTGCGCAAGAGGGTGGAGCAGATAATGTCGCACTAG
- the pit gene encoding pitchoune, isoform B, with product MSIREKLLMKKIVKREKMKKELSQKKGNKNAQKQEPPKQNGNKPSKKPEKLSKKHVAKDEDDDLEEDFQEAPLPKKKQQKQPPKKQQIQVANSDSESDDDEQEDEADEDSDLDEVAEVDEEDVDSGSEDDDQQEDEDEEEPVPAKKTKLLPNKSKAQNGKPAKDDEPFTVESSLAALDYRDSDDRSFASLKGAVSEATLRAIKEMGFTEMTEIQSKSLTPLLKGRDLVGAAQTGSGKTLAFLIPAVELINKLRFMPRNGTGVIIISPTRELSMQTFGVLKELMAHHHHTYGLVMGGSNRQVESEKLGKGINILVATPGRLLDHLQNSPDFLYKNLQCLIIDEVDRILEIGFEEELKQIINLLPKRRQTMLFSATQTARIEALSKLALKSEPIYVGVHDNQDTATVDGLEQGYIVCPSEKRLLVLFTFLKKNRKKKVMVFFSSCMSVKYHHELFNYIDLPVTSIHGKQKQTKRTTTFFQFCNAESGILLCTDVAARGLDIPQVDWIVQYDPPDDPREYIHRVGRTARGSGTSGHALLLMRPEELGFLRYLKAAKVPLNEFEFSWQKIADIQLQLEKLIAKNYFLNQSAKEAFKSYVRAYDSHQLKQIFNVNTLDLQAVAKSFGFLVPPVVDLKVGAAKRERPEKRVGGGGFGFYKKMNEGSASKQRHFKQVNRDQAKKFMR from the exons ATGTCTATTCGGGAGAAGCTGCTGATGAAGAAGATCGTTAAGCGGGAGAAGATGAAGAAGGAGCTCTCGCAGAAGAAGGGAAACAAGAACGCCCAAAAGCAGGAGCCACCCAAACAAAATGGCAATAAACCCAGTAAAAAACCGGAGAAACTCAGTAAAAAGCATGTGGCCAAGGATGAGG ATGACGACTTAGAGGAGGATTTCCAGGAGGCGCCGCTGCCCAAGAagaagcaacaaaaacagcctccaaaaaagcaacaaattcAGGTGGCCAACTCGGATTCGGAATCAGATGACGATGAGCAGGAGGATGAGGCAGATGAGGATAGCGATTTGGACGAAGTAGCCGAAGTTGATGAGGAGGATGTTGACAGCGGGAGTGAAGATGATGACCAGCAGGAAG atgaagatgaagaagaACCTGTGCCAGCCAAGAAAACGAAGTTGCTTCCCAACAAGTCCAAGGCACAGAATGGCAAACCAGCTAAAGACGACGAGCCCTTTACCGTGGAATCCTCACTGGCTGCACTGGATTACCGAGATTCGGATGATCGCAGCTTTGCCTCTTTAAAGGGCGCCGTGTCCGAGGCCACATTGCGAGCCATTAAGGAGATGGGTTTTACCGAGATGACTGAAATTCAGTCGAAATCGCTGACACCCCTACTAAAGGGACGGGATCTGGTGGGTGCTGCCCAGACGGGTTCCGGCAAAACCCTGGCCTTCCTGATACCCGCCGTCGAGCTGATAAACAAGCTGAGGTTTATGCCACGCAATGGTACCGGCGTGATCATCATCTCACCTACCCGAGAGTTGTCCATGCAAACTTTCGGTGTGCTCAAAGAGCTGATGGCACACCACCATCACACTTATGGCTTGGTAATGGGCGGCTCCAATCGGCAGGTGGAGAGCGAGAAGTTGGGCAAGGGCATCAACATTCTGGTGGCCACACCGGGTCGTCTGCTGGATCATTTACAAAACTCGCCCGACTTTCTGTACAAGAACCTTCAGTGCCTGATTATCGATGAAGTGGATCGAATTCTGGAGATCGGTTTTGAGGAGGAGCttaagcaaataataaatCTGCTGCCAA AACGCCGCCAGACGATGCTCTTCTCGGCCACACAGACGGCTCGCATCGAAGCGCTTTCCAAGCTGGCCCTTAAGTCGGAACCAATTTATGTAGGGGTTCACGACAACCAGGACACGGCGACCGTAGATGGACTCGAGCAGGGGTACATTGTTTGCCCCTCGGAGAAGCGACTGCTCGTGCTCTTCACGTTCCTCAAAAAGAATCGTAAGAAGAAGGTGATGGTGTTCTTCTCGTCCTGCATGTCCGTCAAATACCACCACGAGCTCTTCAACTACATTGATCTGCCAGTGACCTCCATCCACGgtaaacaaaagcaaacgaaacgaaCGACCACCTTCTTCCAGTTCTGCAACGCGGAATCTGGGATTCTCTTATGTACGGATGTGGCTGCTCGTGGATTGGACATTCCGCAAGTCGATTGGATTGTGCAGTACGATCCTCCAGATGATCCACGCGAGTATATTCACAGGGTGGGCCGAACGGCCAGAGGATCGGGCACCTCGGGTCACGCCCTCCTTCTGATGCGACCGGAGGAGCTGGGCTTCCTGCGCTACCTTAAGGCCGCCAAGGTGCCGCTCAATGAGTTCGAGTTCTCCTGGCAGAAGATAGCTGATATTCAACTGCAG CTGGAGAAACTGATCGCCAAGAACTATTTCCTAAACCAGTCGGCCAAGGAAGCCTTTAAGTCGTATGTGCGCGCATACGATTCGCATCAATTGAAGCAGATCTTCAATGTGAACACGTTGGACCTGCAGGCGGTTGCGAAAAGCTTTGGATTCCTTGTGCCACCCGTAGTTGACCTGAAGGTGGGCGCGGCCAAGCGGGAGCGACCGGAAAAGCGAGTGGGCGGCGGCGGTTTCGGATTCTACAAGAAAATGAACGAGGGATCGGCTTCCAAGCAGCGGCACTTCAAGCAGGTCAACCGCGACCAGGCCAAGAAGTTTATGCGTTAG